A region from the Manihot esculenta cultivar AM560-2 chromosome 13, M.esculenta_v8, whole genome shotgun sequence genome encodes:
- the LOC110628991 gene encoding branched-chain amino acid aminotransferase 2, chloroplastic isoform X2, with amino-acid sequence MESSHAQSFLLFFQRHAFALRLQRKRPQTRPQMESAALLHNYLLVPSRNSSSSSPLLHLPSSSDRSLHFSPSPSSLSLKLLKGESLSSNALQAVSPFRRHAVVSDTYSETTELADIDWDSLGFAYVPTDYMYTMKCVRGGSFSKGELQRFGNIELNPSAGVLNYGQGLFEGLKAYRKVDGNILLFRPEENALRMKIGAERMCMPSPTVEQFVEAVKATVLANKRWVPPPGKGSLYIRPLLMGTGTVLGVAPAPEYTLLIYVSPVGNYFKEGVAAINLVVEHELHRATPGGTGGVKTIGNYAAVLKAQSIAKAKGYSDVLYLDCVHKKYLEEVSSCNIFVVKDNVISTPSIKGTILPGITRKSIIDVARSQGFQVEERLVAVDELFDADEVFCTGTAVVVSPVGSITYKGKRVSYGEGGFGAVSQQLYTVLTRLQMGLIEDKMNWTVELK; translated from the exons ATGGAATCGTCCCACGCTCAGagcttcctcctcttctttcaAAGGCACGCTTTTGCTCTCAGACTCCAGAGGAAGAGACCACAAACACGGCCTCAAATGGAGAGTGCTGCTCTGCTTCATAATTACCTTCTTGTCCCTTCCcgtaattcttcttcttcttctcctctcctTCATCTTCCTTCCTCCTCTGACCGCTCGCTTCATttctctccttctccttcttctctgtCTCTCAAG TTGCTGAAGGGAGAGAGTCTTTCTTCTAATGCCTTGCAAGCTGTCTCTCCTTTCAGGCGTCACGCTGTAGTATCTGATACTTACAG TGAAACAACTGAATTAGCTGATATAGACTGGGACAGCCTTGGCTTTGCATATGTTCCCACTGACTATATGTATACCATGAAATGTGTGAGAGGTGGAAGCTTTTCTAAAGGTGAATTACAACGATTTGGGAATATTGAGTTGAATCCCTCAGCGGGTGTCTTAAACTACGGGCAG GGATTATTTGAAGGCTTGAAAGCCTACAGGAAAGTAGATGGTAATATTCTCCTGTTTCGTCCTGAAGAAAATGCATTGCGTATGAAAATAGGTGCAGAAAGGATGTGCATGCCATCACCTACAGTTGAACAGTTTGTGGAAGCTGTGAAAGCAACTGTTTTAGCAAACAAACGTTGG GTTCCCCCTCCAGGTAAAGGTTCCTTGTATATCAGGCCATTGCTAATGGGAACTGGAACTGTTCTTGGTGTTGCACCTGCTCCAGAGTACACCCTTCTAATTTATGTTTCACCTGTAGGAAACTATTTTAAG GAAGGTGTGGCCGCAATTAATTTGGTTGTTGAGCATGAATTGCATCGAGCAACTCCTGGTGGTACTGGAGGTGTTAAGACTATAGGGAACTATGCTGCT GTTCTCAAGGCACAGTCTATTGCAAAAGCCAAAGGATATTCTGATGTTCTATATCTAGATTGTGTTCATAAAAAGTATCTGGAGGAGGTTTCATCTTGCAATATTTTTGTTGTGAAG GATAATGTTATCTCTACTCCTTCCATAAAAGGGACAATTCTTCCTGGCATTACAAGGAAGAGTATAATTGATGTTGCTCGAAGCCAAGGATTCCAG GTTGAAGAACGACTAGTGGCAGTGGATGAATTGTTTGATGCTGACGAAGTGTTTTGTACCGGAACAGCAGTGGTTGTGTCACCTGTGGGCAGCATCACATACAAGGGTAAAAG GGTGTCTTATGGAGAAGGTGGCTTTGGTGCTGTTTCACAACAGCTGTATACTGTACTTACTAGACTACAGATGGGCCTAATAGAGGACAAGATGAACTGGACTGTTGAGCTGAAATAA
- the LOC110628991 gene encoding branched-chain amino acid aminotransferase 2, chloroplastic isoform X1 — translation MESSHAQSFLLFFQRHAFALRLQRKRPQTRPQMESAALLHNYLLVPSRNSSSSSPLLHLPSSSDRSLHFSPSPSSLSLKLLKGESLSSNALQAVSPFRRHAVVSDTYSSETTELADIDWDSLGFAYVPTDYMYTMKCVRGGSFSKGELQRFGNIELNPSAGVLNYGQGLFEGLKAYRKVDGNILLFRPEENALRMKIGAERMCMPSPTVEQFVEAVKATVLANKRWVPPPGKGSLYIRPLLMGTGTVLGVAPAPEYTLLIYVSPVGNYFKEGVAAINLVVEHELHRATPGGTGGVKTIGNYAAVLKAQSIAKAKGYSDVLYLDCVHKKYLEEVSSCNIFVVKDNVISTPSIKGTILPGITRKSIIDVARSQGFQVEERLVAVDELFDADEVFCTGTAVVVSPVGSITYKGKRVSYGEGGFGAVSQQLYTVLTRLQMGLIEDKMNWTVELK, via the exons ATGGAATCGTCCCACGCTCAGagcttcctcctcttctttcaAAGGCACGCTTTTGCTCTCAGACTCCAGAGGAAGAGACCACAAACACGGCCTCAAATGGAGAGTGCTGCTCTGCTTCATAATTACCTTCTTGTCCCTTCCcgtaattcttcttcttcttctcctctcctTCATCTTCCTTCCTCCTCTGACCGCTCGCTTCATttctctccttctccttcttctctgtCTCTCAAG TTGCTGAAGGGAGAGAGTCTTTCTTCTAATGCCTTGCAAGCTGTCTCTCCTTTCAGGCGTCACGCTGTAGTATCTGATACTTACAG CAGTGAAACAACTGAATTAGCTGATATAGACTGGGACAGCCTTGGCTTTGCATATGTTCCCACTGACTATATGTATACCATGAAATGTGTGAGAGGTGGAAGCTTTTCTAAAGGTGAATTACAACGATTTGGGAATATTGAGTTGAATCCCTCAGCGGGTGTCTTAAACTACGGGCAG GGATTATTTGAAGGCTTGAAAGCCTACAGGAAAGTAGATGGTAATATTCTCCTGTTTCGTCCTGAAGAAAATGCATTGCGTATGAAAATAGGTGCAGAAAGGATGTGCATGCCATCACCTACAGTTGAACAGTTTGTGGAAGCTGTGAAAGCAACTGTTTTAGCAAACAAACGTTGG GTTCCCCCTCCAGGTAAAGGTTCCTTGTATATCAGGCCATTGCTAATGGGAACTGGAACTGTTCTTGGTGTTGCACCTGCTCCAGAGTACACCCTTCTAATTTATGTTTCACCTGTAGGAAACTATTTTAAG GAAGGTGTGGCCGCAATTAATTTGGTTGTTGAGCATGAATTGCATCGAGCAACTCCTGGTGGTACTGGAGGTGTTAAGACTATAGGGAACTATGCTGCT GTTCTCAAGGCACAGTCTATTGCAAAAGCCAAAGGATATTCTGATGTTCTATATCTAGATTGTGTTCATAAAAAGTATCTGGAGGAGGTTTCATCTTGCAATATTTTTGTTGTGAAG GATAATGTTATCTCTACTCCTTCCATAAAAGGGACAATTCTTCCTGGCATTACAAGGAAGAGTATAATTGATGTTGCTCGAAGCCAAGGATTCCAG GTTGAAGAACGACTAGTGGCAGTGGATGAATTGTTTGATGCTGACGAAGTGTTTTGTACCGGAACAGCAGTGGTTGTGTCACCTGTGGGCAGCATCACATACAAGGGTAAAAG GGTGTCTTATGGAGAAGGTGGCTTTGGTGCTGTTTCACAACAGCTGTATACTGTACTTACTAGACTACAGATGGGCCTAATAGAGGACAAGATGAACTGGACTGTTGAGCTGAAATAA
- the LOC110630416 gene encoding transcription factor RAX3: MGRAPCCDKANVKKGPWSPEEDAKLKAYIEQNGTGGNWIALPQKIGLKRCGKSCRLRWLNYLRPNLKHGSFSEEEDNIICSLYISIGSRWSIIAAQLPGRTDNDIKNYWNTRLKKKLLGKQRKEQAARRATLRQEIKSESQSFMAPSGVVLNQQTPNYYWPELPSSAIMPAMNPSQDSHFCDQESLKSLLIKLGGRFSDDHQESNMASTVYPLDGSCISTQDQPYSSSMNMLSSSGTSIASTESPCSQLPNTNYAVSGAAGPSTYQGLDRFPVELHELMYGNQQQLESLESLYGIDNGANGVMSAGETTSWGNVSSLAYPQLVSELETCLQNQPQDHSSFEVSSYFGPK, from the exons atgggtagagctccTTGCTGTGACAAAGCCAACGTCAAGAAAGGTCCATGGTCGCCGGAGGAAGATGCCAAGCTCAAGGCTTATATTGAGCAGAATGGCACCGGCGGCAACTGGATAGCCTTGCCTCAGAAGATAG GCCTTAAGAGATGTGGCAAGAGTTGTCGACTTCGATGGCTAAATTATCTCCGGCCTAATCTCAAGCATGGAAGCTTCTCAGAGGAGGAAGATAACATTATTTGCAGTCTCTATATAAGTATTGGAAGCAG GTGGTCTATTATTGCTGCTCAATTGCCTGGAAGAACCGACAATGATATCAAGAACTATTGGAACACAAGGCTCAAGAAGAAGCTCCTGGGCAAGCAGCGGAAAGAACAAGCAGCCCGGCGAGCTACTCTCAGGCAAGAGATAAAGTCGGAAAGCCAGAGTTTTATGGCTCCTAGTGGGGTGGTCTTGAATCAACAGACCCCTAATTATTACTGGCCTGAGCTACCCTCATCAGCCATCATGCCAGCGATGAATCCAAGTCAAGATTCTCATTTCTGTGATCAAGAATCACTTAAAAGCTTGCTGATCAAGCTAGGAGGAAGATTTTCTGATGATCATCAAGAATCAAACATGGCCAGCACTGTTTACCCTCTTGATGGTTCGTGTATTAGTACTCAAGATCAGCCATATTCAAGCTCAATGAACATGCTCTCTTCTTCCGGGACGTCGATAGCATCCACAGAGAGCCCTTGTTCTCAATTGCCTAACACAAACTATGCAGTGAGTGGAGCAGCTGGTCCAAGTACCTATCAAGGACTTGACCGGTTCCCAGTTGAACTACACGAGTTGATGTATGGCAACCAGCAACAACTAGAATCTCTAGAGAGTTTGTATGGAATCGACAATGGCGCAAATGGAGTCATGAGTGCTGGGGAAACCACTAGCTGGGGAAATGTAAGCTCTCTGGCTTATCCTCAACTTGTTTCTGAGCTTGAAACTTGCTTACAAAACCAGCCACAAGATCATTCATCCTTCGAAGTTTCAAGTTACTTTGGACCAAAATAA